One region of Sardina pilchardus chromosome 18, fSarPil1.1, whole genome shotgun sequence genomic DNA includes:
- the grem2a gene encoding gremlin-2 translates to MFWKLALAMLLAWSLCKTADSKKSRGPQGSIPSPYKLKGNSLAVAQTPALLQPMGKPEVLASSREALVVTERKYLRSDWCKTQPLRQTVSEEGCVSRTVVNRFCYGQCNSFYIPRHIHTPSSSPSSSSSSSSSSGQRQHRQRRKQPAHGASFQSCAFCRPHRVTTVTLRLHCPGLDPPFRHRKVQRVKQCRCVSVSVNDTQ, encoded by the coding sequence ATGTTCTGGAAGCTGGCCTTAGCCATGCTGCTGGCATGGAGCCTGTGCAAGACGGCCGACTCTAAGAAGTCCAGGGGGCCACAGGGCTCCATCCCGTCGCCCTACAAGCTGAAGGGCAACAGCCTGGCGGTGGCCCAGACCCCGGCGCTGCTGCAGCCCATGGGCAAGCCCGAGGTGCTGGCGTCCAGCCGCGAGGCCCTGGTGGTCACCGAGCGCAAGTACCTGCGCAGTGACTGGTGCAAGACGCAGCCGCTGCGGCAGACGGTCAGCGAGGAGGGCTGCGTGAGCCGCACGGTGGTCAACCGCTTCTGCTACGGCCAGTGCAACTCCTTCTACATCCCGCGACACATCCACACGCCGTCCTCGTCGccatcgtcctcctcctcctcctcttcctcgtccggCCAGCGGCAGCACCGTCAGAGGCGCAAGCAGCCCGCGCACGGAGCCTCCTTCCAGTCCTGCGCCTTCTGCCGGCCGCACCGGGTCACCACGGTGACGCTGCGCCTGCACTGCCCGGGCCTGGACCCGCCGTTCCGCCACCGGAAGGTGCAGCGCGTCAAACAGTGCCGGTGTGTGTCGGTCAGCGTCAACGACACACAGTGA
- the rgs7a gene encoding regulator of G-protein signaling 7a, translating into MAQTNNLQNTNGEADDSPNMLVYRKMEDVIARMQEEKSGIPIRTVKSFLTKIPSVFSGSDIVQWMLKNLSIEDQVEALHLGTLMAAHGYFFPISDHVLTLKDDNTFYRFQTPYFWPSNCWEPENTDYAVYLCKRTMQNKARLELADYEAESLARLQRAFARKWEFIFMQAEAQAKVDKKRDKIERKILDSQERAFWDVHRPVPGCVNTTEVDIKKSSRMKNPHKTRKSVYGLQNDIRSHSPTHTPAPEAKQPTVEELQEQIKFWQAQLDRHRLKMSKVAESLLGYTEQYVEYDPFLTTPDPSNPWISDDATFWELEASKEPTQQRVRRWGFGIDEVLKDPAGREQFLKFLESEFSSENLRFWLAVQELKRRPIREVPTRVQEIWQEFLASGAASAINVDSKSYAKTTQNVKDPGRYAFEDAQEHIYKLMKSDSYSRFIRSSAYQELLQAKKKKSKNLF; encoded by the exons ATGGAGGATGTGATAGCCCGCatgcaggaggagaagagtggaatACCCATACGCACAGTGAAGAGCTTTCTAACCAAGATCCCCAGTGTCTTCTCCG GTTCTGATATTGTCCAGTGGATGCTGAAGAACCTGAGCATCGAAGATCAAG tcGAAGCGCTGCATCTGGGCACTCTGATGGCCGCACACGGATACTTCTTCCCCATCTCAGATCACGTGCTCACGCTCAAAGACGACAACACCTTCTACAGATTTCAG ACACCATACTTCTGGCCTTCAAATTGCTGGGAACCAGAGAACACTGACTATG CTGTTTACCTGTGCAAGAGAACAATGCAAAATAAAGCACGTCTGGAGCTGGCTGATTATGAGGCT gaaagCTTAGCCAGGTTACAGCGAGCCTTTGCCAGGAAATGGGAGTTTATTTTTATGCAAGCCGAAGCACAAGCAAA AGTGGATAAAAAGCGAGACAAAATTGAGAGGAAAATTCTTGACAGTCAAGAAAGGGCCTTCTGGGATGTGCACAGACCAGTG CCAGGGTGTGTGAATACGACAGAGGTGGACATAAAGAAATCCTCCAGAATGAAGAATCCCCACAAAACAAGAAAG TCTGTATACGGTCTTCAGAATGACATCCGCAGCCACAgccccactcacacacctgctccaGAGGCCAAGCAGCCTaccgtggaggagctgcaggaACAG ATCAAATTTTGGCAAGCGCAATTAGACCGGCATCGATTGAAGATGTCCAAAGTGGCAGAGAG TTTACTGGGTTACACAGAGCAGTACGTGGAGTACGACCCCTTCCTCACCACTCCCGACCCCTCAAATCCCTGGATCTCAGATGATGCAACATTCTGGGAGCTGGAGGCCAG taaggaGCCTACCCAGCAGCGAGTGCGGCGCTGGGGCTTTGGTATCGATGAAGTCCTAAAGGACCCAGCTGGACGAGAGCAGTTCCTGAAGTTCCTGGAATCTGAGTTCAGCTCAGAAAACCTGAG gttctggTTGGCGGTGCAGGAGTTGAAGAGGAGGCCCATCCGGGAGGTGCCCACGCGGGTACAGGAGATCTGGCAGGAGTTCCTGGCGTCCGGGGCGGCCAGCGCCATCAACGTGGACTCCAAGAGCTACGCCAAGACCACTCAGAATGTCAAAGACCCTGGCCGCTACGCCTTTGAGGACGCACAG GAGCACATATATAAGCTGATGAAAAGTGACTCCTACAGCCGCTTCATCCGATCCAGTGCCTACCAGGAGCTTCTGCAGGCCAAGAAAAAG AAAAGTAAGAACTTGTTTTGA